The proteins below come from a single Kitasatospora sp. NBC_00315 genomic window:
- a CDS encoding DUF3027 domain-containing protein, producing MRSRTPDRLCAEAVELARQAAAEAVGPEAVGAHIGAQADAERVVTHTFECLDAAYRGWHWAVTVARAPRAKNVTLDEVVLLPGADAVLAPQWVPWSERLRPGDMGPGDLLPTDADDLRLEPGWTGEDEPAPNSVAALEAEEDLEITDPAIQPAPARARIGAIAEELGLGRPRVLSRLGLHLAADRWEQAHGPQTPMAQAAPACCNSCGFLIPIGGSLGQAFGVCGNEFGPADGQIVSFAYGCGGHSEAAVIPAPPAPSELILDELVIEPLQLHPDRSSGSVEPDAPAEELGHA from the coding sequence ATGCGAAGCCGTACCCCCGATCGGCTCTGTGCCGAGGCCGTCGAGCTCGCCCGGCAGGCAGCGGCCGAGGCGGTCGGACCCGAGGCAGTGGGAGCGCACATCGGCGCCCAGGCGGACGCCGAGCGGGTCGTCACCCACACGTTCGAGTGCCTGGACGCCGCCTACCGCGGCTGGCACTGGGCCGTCACCGTCGCCCGCGCCCCGCGCGCCAAGAACGTGACCCTGGACGAGGTCGTCCTGCTGCCCGGCGCCGACGCCGTCCTGGCCCCGCAGTGGGTGCCGTGGAGCGAGCGGCTGCGCCCCGGCGACATGGGCCCCGGCGACCTGCTGCCCACCGACGCCGACGACCTGCGCCTGGAGCCGGGCTGGACCGGCGAGGACGAGCCCGCCCCGAACTCCGTCGCCGCGCTGGAGGCCGAGGAGGACCTGGAGATCACCGACCCGGCGATCCAGCCCGCGCCCGCCCGGGCCCGGATCGGCGCGATCGCCGAGGAGCTGGGCCTGGGCCGCCCCCGGGTGCTCTCCCGACTGGGGCTGCACCTGGCCGCCGACCGCTGGGAGCAGGCGCACGGCCCGCAGACCCCGATGGCCCAGGCCGCCCCCGCCTGCTGCAACAGCTGCGGGTTCCTGATCCCGATCGGCGGCTCGCTGGGCCAGGCGTTCGGCGTCTGCGGCAACGAGTTCGGCCCGGCCGACGGCCAGATCGTCTCCTTCGCGTACGGCTGCGGCGGCCACTCCGAGGCCGCCGTCATCCCGGCGCCGCCGGCCCCCTCCGAGCTGATCCTCGACGAACTGGTCATCGAGCCGCTCCAGCTCCACCCGGACCGCTCCAGCGGCTCGGTCGAGCCCGACGCCCCCGCCGAGGAACTCGGCCACGCCTGA
- a CDS encoding HAD-IC family P-type ATPase, giving the protein MTHPAHEPADSGSSDGAASAPGAHPLGLLPGRRGGLTSAEVAERVGRGEVNDVPVRSSRSVREIVRANVFTRFNAIIGVMFGIILVVGPIQDGLFGLVIVANTAIGVIQEMRAKQTLDGLALIGESRPQVRRDGRVEQVAVAAIVLDDTVLLGIGDKVIVDGEVTEADGLEIDESLLTGEPDPVLKQPGDQVMSGSFVVAGAGAFTATKVGREAYAAQLAEEASRFTLVSSELRSGIDSILKFITWLLVPTAIGLIISQLAVEGSDWREAVRRMVAGIVPMVPEGLVLLTSVAFAIGVVRLGRKQCLVQELPAIEGLARVDTVCLDKTGTLTEGGMDVVELRPLADPDGPGPADPDGPGPADPDGSGPDAPGGPAGEERLRTVLGVLAGADARPNPSMQAIIDAYGRPAAPDGEWRVIEAMPFSSARKWSGAQLLEPQGAEAGWLLGAPDVLLPAGHPALAEVDELGARGLRVLLLGRTPTPLDAPDPAAGLRPLALVVLQQRLREDAADTLRYFESQQVRAKVISGDSAVSVGAVAAHLGLPGAEHPLDARTLPTGPEELADTADRTSVFGRVTPQQKRELVGALQSRGHTVAMTGDGVNDVLALKDADIGVAMGSGSEATRAVAQIVLLDDSFATLPSVVAEGRRVIGNIERVATLFLVKTVYSVLLAILVICTHSPYPFLPRHSTVLSTLTIGVPAFFLALAPNNERARTGFVRRVLRLAVPAGVIAGTATFTAYALARANHTTTLEADTSVATLTLFLVAIWVLAIVARPYNWWRLLLIAAMCGAFALVLLVPWLSDFFQLSLAGTRDPWIGVGIALVSGLVLEVVWRYVRRTLDAPDVPPSSARGGQPSKSRAAESS; this is encoded by the coding sequence ATGACGCACCCCGCGCACGAGCCGGCCGACTCCGGGAGCAGTGACGGCGCGGCGTCCGCACCGGGGGCCCACCCGCTGGGCCTTCTCCCCGGCAGGCGCGGCGGCCTCACTTCGGCCGAGGTCGCCGAACGCGTCGGGCGCGGTGAGGTCAACGACGTACCGGTACGCTCCAGCCGCTCGGTCCGGGAGATCGTCCGGGCGAACGTCTTCACCCGGTTCAACGCGATCATCGGCGTCATGTTCGGCATCATCCTGGTGGTCGGGCCGATCCAGGACGGCCTGTTCGGCCTGGTGATCGTCGCCAACACGGCGATCGGCGTCATCCAGGAGATGCGCGCCAAGCAGACCCTGGACGGCCTGGCCCTGATCGGCGAGAGCCGACCGCAGGTCCGCCGGGACGGCAGGGTCGAACAGGTCGCCGTCGCCGCGATCGTGCTGGACGACACCGTGCTGCTCGGGATCGGCGACAAGGTGATCGTCGACGGCGAGGTCACCGAGGCGGACGGCCTGGAGATCGACGAGTCGCTGCTCACCGGCGAGCCCGACCCCGTCCTCAAACAGCCCGGCGACCAGGTGATGTCCGGCAGCTTCGTGGTGGCCGGCGCGGGCGCGTTCACCGCCACCAAGGTGGGCCGCGAGGCATACGCCGCCCAGCTGGCCGAGGAGGCCAGCCGCTTCACCCTGGTCAGCTCGGAGCTGCGCAGCGGCATCGACAGCATCCTGAAGTTCATCACCTGGCTGCTGGTCCCCACCGCGATCGGCCTGATCATCAGCCAGCTGGCGGTCGAGGGCAGCGACTGGCGGGAGGCCGTGCGGCGGATGGTCGCGGGCATCGTCCCGATGGTGCCCGAGGGGCTGGTCCTGCTGACCTCGGTCGCCTTCGCGATCGGCGTGGTGCGCCTGGGCCGCAAGCAGTGCCTGGTGCAGGAGCTGCCCGCGATCGAGGGACTGGCCCGGGTGGACACCGTCTGCCTGGACAAGACCGGCACCCTCACCGAGGGCGGCATGGACGTGGTCGAGCTGCGCCCGCTGGCCGACCCGGACGGCCCAGGCCCGGCCGACCCGGACGGCCCAGGCCCGGCCGACCCGGACGGCTCGGGTCCGGACGCCCCCGGCGGGCCGGCCGGGGAGGAGCGGCTGCGCACGGTCCTCGGCGTGCTGGCCGGCGCCGACGCTCGGCCCAACCCCAGCATGCAGGCCATCATCGACGCCTACGGGAGACCCGCCGCCCCGGACGGCGAGTGGCGGGTGATCGAGGCGATGCCGTTCTCCTCCGCCCGCAAGTGGAGCGGTGCGCAGTTGCTGGAACCGCAGGGCGCCGAGGCCGGCTGGCTGCTCGGCGCACCCGACGTCCTGCTCCCCGCGGGGCACCCGGCCCTCGCCGAGGTGGACGAGCTGGGCGCCAGGGGCCTGCGGGTGCTGCTGCTCGGCCGCACCCCGACCCCGCTGGACGCGCCCGACCCGGCGGCCGGGCTGCGGCCGCTCGCGCTGGTGGTGCTCCAGCAGCGGCTGCGCGAGGACGCCGCCGACACGCTGCGCTACTTCGAGAGCCAGCAGGTCCGCGCGAAGGTGATCTCCGGTGACAGCGCGGTCTCGGTCGGGGCGGTCGCCGCCCATCTGGGCCTGCCCGGCGCCGAGCACCCGCTGGACGCGCGGACGCTCCCCACCGGCCCCGAGGAGCTCGCCGACACCGCCGACCGGACCTCCGTCTTCGGCCGGGTCACCCCGCAGCAGAAGCGCGAGCTGGTCGGCGCCCTGCAGTCGCGCGGGCACACCGTGGCGATGACCGGGGACGGCGTCAACGACGTGCTCGCGCTCAAGGACGCCGACATCGGCGTGGCGATGGGCTCCGGCAGCGAGGCGACCCGGGCGGTCGCCCAGATCGTGCTGCTCGACGACAGCTTCGCCACCCTGCCGTCGGTGGTCGCCGAGGGCCGCCGGGTGATCGGCAACATCGAGCGGGTGGCGACCCTCTTCCTGGTGAAGACGGTCTACTCGGTACTGCTGGCGATCCTGGTGATCTGCACGCACTCGCCGTACCCGTTCCTGCCCCGGCACTCCACCGTGCTCTCCACCCTGACCATCGGCGTGCCGGCCTTCTTCCTGGCCCTGGCCCCCAACAACGAGCGGGCCCGGACGGGCTTCGTGCGGCGGGTGCTGCGGCTGGCCGTCCCCGCCGGGGTGATCGCCGGTACGGCCACCTTCACCGCGTACGCGCTGGCGCGGGCCAACCACACCACGACGCTGGAGGCCGACACCAGTGTCGCCACCCTGACGCTGTTCCTGGTCGCGATCTGGGTGCTGGCGATCGTCGCCCGGCCGTACAACTGGTGGCGGCTGCTGCTGATCGCGGCGATGTGCGGAGCGTTCGCCCTGGTCCTGCTGGTGCCGTGGCTGTCGGACTTCTTCCAGCTGTCCCTGGCCGGCACCCGGGATCCGTGGATCGGCGTCGGCATCGCGCTGGTGTCCGGCCTGGTGCTGGAGGTGGTGTGGCGGTACGTCAGGCGCACACTGGACGCCCCCGACGTACCGCCCTCCTCCGCGCGCGGCGGTCAGCCCTCGAAGTCCCGGGCGGCGGAGAGCTCGTAG
- a CDS encoding MFS transporter: MVHGTGRRIRKATSAEGAGESGLAKLIELHALNSFGDMLITIALASTIFFSVPTGEARGRVALYLLITMAPFALLAPVIGPLLDRLPHGRRAAMATSMLARAVLAWTMAGTVVGGGIALYPEALGVLVASKAYGVVRSVVVPRLLPSRLSLVKANSRVTLAGLLATFVAAPIGAGLHLIGPGWPLRGAFLVFVIGTLMAFHLPHKVDSAKGEQRAVLHADDQHEHLLHHHQQQPQKAQPPKATLRTVGPSVILALRGVAGLRGLVGFLVMFLAFLLREDPIGGLDPTVALGLVAVAAGTGNALGSVFGSLLRTRGSEATVTAMLMLAAAATAAAALWYGVVTVVVVAACSGLAASLGKLALDALIQRDVPEAVRTSAFARSETLLQLCWVAGGALGITLPLEGALGLSVAAGVMGLLLLWTLRALFRIGLRGRPATAKVA, encoded by the coding sequence GTGGTGCACGGCACCGGACGGCGGATCCGCAAGGCGACCTCGGCCGAGGGCGCCGGCGAGTCCGGGCTCGCCAAACTGATCGAACTGCACGCGCTGAACTCGTTCGGCGACATGCTGATCACCATCGCGCTGGCGTCGACCATCTTCTTCTCGGTGCCGACCGGCGAGGCCCGTGGCCGGGTCGCGCTCTACCTGCTGATCACGATGGCGCCGTTCGCCCTGCTGGCCCCGGTGATCGGCCCGCTGCTGGACCGCCTGCCGCACGGCCGCCGGGCCGCGATGGCGACCTCGATGCTGGCCCGCGCCGTCCTGGCCTGGACGATGGCCGGCACGGTGGTCGGCGGCGGTATCGCGCTCTACCCGGAGGCGCTCGGCGTGCTGGTCGCCTCCAAGGCCTACGGGGTGGTGCGCAGCGTCGTGGTGCCCCGGCTGCTGCCGAGCCGGCTCTCCCTGGTGAAGGCGAACTCCCGGGTGACCCTCGCCGGGCTGCTGGCCACCTTCGTCGCCGCGCCGATCGGCGCGGGGCTGCACCTGATCGGCCCCGGCTGGCCGCTGCGCGGCGCCTTCCTGGTGTTCGTGATCGGCACCCTGATGGCCTTCCACCTGCCGCACAAGGTGGACTCGGCCAAGGGCGAGCAGCGGGCCGTGCTGCACGCGGACGACCAGCACGAGCACCTCCTGCACCACCACCAGCAGCAGCCGCAGAAGGCGCAGCCCCCCAAGGCGACCCTGCGCACCGTCGGCCCGTCGGTGATCCTCGCCCTGCGCGGGGTGGCCGGCCTGCGCGGGCTGGTGGGATTCCTGGTGATGTTCCTGGCCTTCCTGCTCCGCGAGGACCCGATCGGCGGTCTGGATCCGACCGTCGCGCTGGGGCTGGTGGCGGTGGCGGCGGGCACCGGCAACGCGCTCGGCTCGGTGTTCGGCTCGCTGCTGCGCACCCGCGGTTCGGAGGCGACGGTCACCGCGATGCTGATGCTGGCCGCGGCCGCCACCGCGGCGGCCGCGCTCTGGTACGGGGTGGTCACCGTGGTGGTGGTCGCGGCCTGCTCGGGGCTGGCCGCCTCGCTGGGCAAGCTGGCGCTGGACGCGCTGATCCAGCGGGACGTCCCGGAGGCCGTTCGGACCTCCGCGTTCGCCCGTTCGGAGACCCTGCTCCAGCTCTGCTGGGTGGCGGGCGGCGCCCTGGGCATCACCCTTCCCCTGGAGGGCGCGCTGGGGCTCTCGGTCGCGGCGGGTGTGATGGGCCTGCTGCTGCTCTGGACGCTGCGGGCGCTGTTCAGGATCGGACTGCGCGGGCGGCCGGCGACGGCCAAGGTGGCGTGA
- a CDS encoding 1,4-dihydroxy-6-naphthoate synthase gives MAEPLHVAYSPCPNDTFVFHAWAHGLVPGADAPEVTFADIDVTNSMAERGELDVLKISYGALPWVLEEYALLPCGGALGRGCGPLVLTRPGDSGDLGGRRVAVPSERSTAYLLFRLWAAKAVPGGLGEIVVLPFHEIMPAVRDGRVDAGLVIHEARFTYREYGLEKLADMGEAWELETGLPIPLGAIVARRSLGAERLHEISETIRASVRQAWEDPAASRPYVLAHSQEMDPAVADQHIGLYVNEFTADLGEAGYAAVRGLLTRAAAEGLVPPLGPGALEI, from the coding sequence GTGGCTGAGCCCCTGCACGTCGCCTACTCGCCGTGCCCCAACGACACCTTCGTCTTCCACGCCTGGGCGCACGGCCTGGTGCCCGGCGCGGACGCGCCCGAGGTCACCTTCGCGGACATCGACGTCACCAACTCGATGGCCGAGCGCGGGGAGCTCGACGTCCTGAAGATCAGCTACGGCGCGCTGCCCTGGGTGCTGGAGGAGTACGCGCTGCTGCCCTGCGGCGGCGCCCTCGGCCGGGGGTGCGGCCCGCTGGTGCTGACCCGTCCGGGTGACTCGGGGGATCTGGGCGGCCGCCGCGTCGCGGTGCCCTCCGAGCGCTCCACCGCGTACCTGCTGTTCCGGCTCTGGGCCGCGAAGGCGGTGCCCGGCGGTCTGGGCGAGATCGTCGTGCTGCCGTTCCACGAGATCATGCCCGCCGTCCGGGACGGCCGGGTCGACGCCGGTCTGGTGATCCACGAGGCCCGCTTCACCTACCGGGAGTACGGCCTGGAGAAGCTCGCCGACATGGGCGAGGCGTGGGAGCTGGAGACCGGTCTGCCGATCCCGCTGGGCGCGATCGTCGCCCGCCGCTCGCTCGGTGCGGAGCGGCTGCACGAGATCAGCGAGACGATCCGGGCCTCCGTCCGGCAGGCCTGGGAGGATCCGGCGGCCAGCCGTCCGTACGTGCTCGCTCACTCGCAGGAGATGGACCCGGCCGTCGCGGACCAGCACATCGGGCTGTACGTCAACGAGTTCACCGCCGACCTCGGCGAGGCCGGCTACGCGGCCGTCCGCGGCCTGCTCACCCGGGCCGCCGCCGAGGGGCTGGTGCCCCCGCTCGGCCCGGGTGCGCTGGAGATCTGA
- a CDS encoding futalosine hydrolase, with product MTVRVTGDEQPGLPEARLLVVVAVPAEAEAVLRGVGPAERLALPGGTLHRGRAADVLAAGVGPAAAAAATATALALHRYRLVVSAGIGGGFAPHAPVGSVVLADAIVAADLGADTPEGFADVTELGFGTVRHTPPPAAVRLLADALADAALPCATGAVLTVSTVTGSAARATALAARHPRAVAEAMEGFGVAEAAARHGLPTLEIRAVSNPVGPRDRSAWRIGEALAALERVFAALPYPRLLTTVMPKESPRG from the coding sequence GTGACCGTACGCGTGACCGGCGACGAGCAGCCGGGCCTCCCGGAGGCCAGGCTGCTCGTCGTCGTCGCCGTGCCGGCCGAGGCCGAGGCGGTGCTGCGCGGTGTCGGCCCGGCCGAGCGGCTGGCGCTGCCCGGCGGGACGCTGCACCGCGGCCGGGCGGCCGATGTGCTGGCCGCGGGGGTCGGGCCCGCCGCGGCCGCCGCCGCCACCGCCACCGCCCTCGCGCTGCACCGCTACCGGCTGGTCGTCTCGGCCGGGATCGGCGGCGGGTTCGCCCCGCACGCGCCGGTCGGCTCGGTGGTGCTCGCCGACGCGATCGTCGCCGCCGACCTGGGCGCCGACACCCCCGAGGGCTTCGCCGACGTCACCGAGCTGGGCTTCGGCACCGTCAGGCACACCCCGCCCCCGGCTGCCGTCCGGCTGCTCGCCGACGCCCTGGCCGACGCCGCGCTGCCGTGCGCCACCGGCGCCGTGCTCACCGTCTCCACCGTCACCGGCAGCGCCGCCCGCGCCACCGCGCTGGCGGCCCGGCACCCGCGGGCGGTGGCCGAGGCGATGGAGGGGTTCGGGGTGGCCGAGGCCGCCGCCCGGCACGGCCTTCCGACGCTGGAGATCCGCGCGGTGTCCAACCCGGTGGGTCCGCGCGACCGCTCGGCCTGGCGGATCGGCGAGGCGCTGGCCGCCCTGGAGCGGGTTTTCGCCGCGCTGCCGTACCCGCGGCTGCTCACGACCGTCATGCCCAAGGAGAGCCCCCGTGGCTGA
- a CDS encoding cold-shock protein: MPTGQVKWFNETKGYGFLSRDDGGEVFVHTKALPDGVSVLKPGQRVEFGVVAGHRGDSAMSVTLLDALPSVAAAQRKSADDMAPIVQDLITTLDAVLPGLQHGRYPAKPTGQKLASLLRAVADQFDV, from the coding sequence ATGCCCACCGGCCAGGTCAAGTGGTTCAACGAGACGAAGGGCTACGGCTTCCTGTCGCGCGACGACGGCGGTGAGGTCTTCGTCCACACCAAGGCGCTGCCCGACGGTGTCAGCGTGCTCAAGCCGGGCCAGCGGGTGGAGTTCGGCGTGGTCGCCGGTCACCGGGGCGACTCGGCGATGTCCGTGACGCTGCTGGACGCGCTGCCCTCGGTGGCCGCCGCCCAGCGCAAGAGCGCCGACGACATGGCCCCGATCGTCCAGGACCTCATCACCACGCTGGACGCGGTGCTCCCCGGCCTCCAGCACGGCCGCTACCCGGCGAAGCCGACCGGACAGAAGCTGGCCTCACTGCTGCGCGCGGTGGCCGACCAGTTCGACGTCTGA
- a CDS encoding sacsin N-terminal ATP-binding-like domain-containing protein, giving the protein MEARIIGSGTDEHAADPFGTTALRRRVLDAWSASPARFREDANAEEELALGGYRDRLVVELAQNAADAAARAGSGPGRLRLTLQGGVLAAANTGAPPDAAAVESLSTLRASSKRADDAPTVGRFGVGFAAVLAVTDEPAVLGGAGGVRWSLAEAHALAGTEPSLAEELRRRDGHVPLLRLPFAAEGEAPEGYDTVVVLPLRDAAAEDLARRLLTEIDDALLLTLPGLAEIVVETEDGLRTLTRSAGEQRPDGITVVTLTDTEGERSDSTVWQLAGASGTLDAALLADRPTEERARPYWTVTWAVPVGADGTPRPPRTTPVVHAPTPSDEPLGVPALLIASYPLDPTRRHVAPGPLTDFLTERAADTYADLLRARGGDLGSLGLVPGRLGQGALDNAVRDAVLSRLPGIPFLPHPAPVEEGTPALRPRDATLLEGADTSVVEALAPIFPGLLPAGLERRSELRVLNVRRVPLAEVVDQLGGLDREPAWWRNLYGALAGADPEALGALPVPLADGRTVTGPRRVLLPSADADWAAYPGYPDSLAGALALLGLRLAHPEAAHPLLAKLGAATATPAGVLDTPEVRAAVARSYDLAEDDLDAAVDLADSVLALVKAAEPAPGEHPWLARLALLDDEGEATRAGELILPDSPLAVLAREEDSGYPDEDLLERWGPEVLAAVGVLSTFVLVRAEDVPLDPDDLERLDPTTAPARAAGGAPSGLIDEAPDGLAEWCEDALEALHADDDGELGVPPVAAELLAVRDLDLVHDDAWPQALAVLARPPYREAVVNPVRTLLPEGGYVDLPPYTAWWLRDHPVLDGREPAGLRAAGADPLLRGLYDEARTTLDEQFLHALGVRTTLAALLAEPHGPDELLDRLTDPASIVGHRQLHGIHSALALVPVERVEPLDTVRALPPLDAGTGRRAAHTVLVDATEAVVADAPDLVQLLHSYPLLPVAPALAGALAERLHVSLASEVAGGRVLSEGALHRVPAVVRELLPGCPVAYEEHDELLVVGPDGEEAAVDWRWDTGAETPEAPYAPETAEEADEDDEFDVPPVPGLLHAATPEGLAAGLAWSVGQWHRRFEVLAALAEPDRAYELSAARDFEG; this is encoded by the coding sequence GTGGAGGCTCGCATCATCGGCAGCGGTACGGACGAGCACGCCGCGGACCCGTTCGGCACCACGGCGCTGCGCCGGCGCGTGCTCGACGCGTGGTCCGCCTCCCCGGCGCGGTTCCGGGAGGACGCCAACGCCGAGGAGGAACTGGCCCTCGGCGGCTACCGGGACCGCCTCGTCGTGGAACTGGCGCAGAACGCCGCCGACGCCGCCGCCCGGGCCGGCTCCGGGCCCGGCCGGCTCCGGCTGACCCTGCAGGGCGGCGTCCTCGCCGCCGCCAACACCGGCGCACCGCCGGACGCGGCCGCCGTGGAGTCGCTCTCCACCCTGCGCGCCTCCTCCAAGCGCGCGGACGACGCCCCGACCGTCGGCCGCTTCGGAGTCGGCTTCGCCGCCGTCCTCGCCGTCACCGACGAACCGGCCGTGCTCGGCGGCGCGGGCGGCGTGCGCTGGTCCCTGGCCGAGGCGCACGCGCTGGCCGGGACGGAGCCCTCGCTGGCCGAGGAGCTGCGCCGCCGCGACGGCCATGTGCCGCTGCTGCGCCTGCCGTTCGCCGCCGAGGGCGAGGCACCGGAGGGCTACGACACGGTCGTCGTCCTCCCCCTGCGCGACGCCGCCGCCGAGGACCTGGCCCGGCGCCTGCTGACCGAGATCGACGACGCGCTGCTGCTCACCCTGCCCGGTCTGGCCGAGATCGTGGTCGAGACCGAGGACGGCCTGCGCACCCTGACCCGCTCGGCCGGCGAGCAGCGGCCCGACGGGATCACCGTGGTCACGCTGACCGACACCGAGGGCGAGCGGAGCGACAGCACCGTCTGGCAGCTGGCCGGCGCCTCCGGCACGCTCGACGCCGCCCTGCTCGCCGACCGCCCCACCGAGGAGCGCGCCCGCCCGTACTGGACGGTCACCTGGGCCGTCCCGGTCGGCGCGGACGGCACCCCGCGGCCGCCGCGCACCACCCCCGTGGTGCACGCCCCGACGCCCAGCGACGAGCCGCTCGGCGTGCCCGCCCTGCTGATCGCCTCCTACCCGCTGGACCCGACCCGCCGGCACGTCGCGCCCGGCCCGCTCACCGACTTCCTGACCGAGCGGGCCGCCGACACCTACGCCGACCTGCTGCGCGCCCGCGGCGGCGACCTCGGCTCGCTCGGCCTCGTCCCCGGCCGGCTCGGTCAGGGTGCGCTCGACAACGCGGTGCGCGACGCCGTGCTGAGCCGGCTGCCCGGCATCCCGTTCCTGCCGCACCCGGCCCCGGTCGAGGAGGGCACCCCGGCCCTGCGGCCCCGGGACGCGACGCTGCTGGAGGGCGCGGACACCTCGGTGGTCGAGGCGCTCGCCCCGATCTTCCCCGGGCTGCTCCCGGCCGGGCTGGAGCGCCGCAGCGAGCTGCGGGTGCTGAACGTGCGCCGGGTCCCGCTCGCCGAGGTGGTCGACCAGCTCGGCGGCCTGGACCGTGAGCCGGCCTGGTGGCGCAACCTGTACGGGGCGCTGGCGGGCGCCGACCCGGAGGCGCTCGGCGCGCTGCCCGTCCCGCTGGCCGACGGCCGCACCGTCACCGGCCCGCGCCGGGTCCTGCTGCCCTCGGCCGACGCCGACTGGGCCGCCTACCCCGGCTATCCGGACTCGCTGGCCGGCGCGCTCGCCCTGCTCGGCCTGCGCCTGGCCCACCCCGAGGCGGCGCACCCGCTGCTGGCCAAGCTGGGCGCCGCCACCGCGACCCCCGCCGGGGTGCTGGACACCCCCGAGGTGCGGGCGGCCGTCGCGCGCTCCTACGACCTCGCCGAGGACGACCTGGACGCCGCCGTCGACCTCGCCGACTCCGTTCTCGCGCTGGTCAAGGCCGCCGAGCCGGCCCCCGGCGAGCATCCCTGGCTGGCCCGGCTGGCTCTGCTGGACGACGAGGGCGAGGCCACCCGGGCGGGCGAGCTGATCCTGCCCGACAGCCCGCTGGCCGTGCTGGCCCGCGAGGAGGACTCCGGCTACCCGGACGAGGACCTGCTGGAGCGCTGGGGCCCCGAGGTGCTGGCCGCCGTCGGCGTGCTCAGCACCTTCGTACTCGTCCGGGCCGAGGACGTCCCGCTCGACCCGGACGACCTGGAGCGGCTCGACCCGACCACCGCACCCGCCCGCGCGGCCGGCGGTGCGCCGAGCGGTCTGATCGACGAGGCGCCGGACGGCCTGGCCGAGTGGTGCGAGGACGCGCTCGAAGCCCTGCACGCCGACGACGACGGCGAGTTGGGCGTCCCCCCGGTGGCCGCCGAACTGCTCGCCGTACGCGACCTCGATCTGGTCCACGACGACGCCTGGCCGCAGGCACTGGCCGTGCTGGCCCGCCCGCCGTACCGGGAGGCGGTGGTCAACCCCGTCCGCACCCTGCTGCCCGAGGGCGGGTACGTCGATCTGCCGCCCTACACCGCCTGGTGGCTGCGCGACCACCCGGTGCTGGACGGCCGCGAGCCGGCCGGCCTGCGCGCGGCCGGCGCGGACCCGCTGCTGCGCGGGCTCTACGACGAGGCCAGGACCACCCTGGACGAGCAGTTCCTGCACGCGCTCGGCGTACGCACCACGCTGGCCGCACTGCTCGCCGAGCCGCACGGGCCGGACGAGCTGCTGGACCGCCTCACCGATCCGGCCTCGATCGTCGGCCACCGCCAACTGCACGGCATCCACAGTGCGCTGGCTCTCGTCCCCGTCGAGCGGGTGGAGCCGCTGGACACCGTCCGGGCGCTGCCCCCGCTGGACGCCGGGACCGGCCGCCGGGCGGCGCACACCGTGCTGGTGGACGCCACCGAGGCGGTCGTCGCCGACGCGCCCGACCTGGTCCAGCTGTTGCACTCCTACCCGCTGCTGCCGGTCGCCCCGGCGCTGGCCGGCGCGCTCGCCGAGCGGCTGCACGTCTCGCTGGCCAGTGAGGTGGCGGGCGGCCGGGTGCTGTCCGAGGGCGCCCTGCACCGGGTCCCGGCCGTGGTGCGGGAGCTGCTGCCCGGCTGCCCGGTCGCCTACGAGGAGCACGACGAGCTGCTGGTGGTCGGCCCGGACGGCGAGGAGGCCGCGGTCGACTGGCGCTGGGACACCGGCGCCGAGACCCCCGAGGCCCCGTACGCCCCCGAGACGGCGGAGGAGGCCGACGAGGACGACGAGTTCGACGTGCCGCCCGTCCCCGGTCTGCTGCACGCCGCCACCCCGGAGGGGCTGGCCGCCGGGCTCGCCTGGTCGGTCGGCCAGTGGCACCGGCGCTTCGAGGTGCTGGCCGCGCTCGCCGAGCCGGACCGCGCCTACGAGCTCTCCGCCGCCCGGGACTTCGAGGGCTGA